The nucleotide sequence CGGTGATCTCCACGGTGGTGCGACCGGTGGCCGGGGCCGACCCGTCGTGCAGTCCGCGGAGGCGCTTGAGCGGGGTGAACCGCCACGCCTCGTCGCGGTGGGTGGGGACCTCGAAGGCCTCGACGTCGTAGGACGTGAAGGCGGCGCCACGGCTGACCGCCGGGACGACCGGGGTCTGGGTGGGACGCTCTGGTGCTGTGTTGGGCGCGCTCATGCTCAGCCCACGGCCCCTTCCATCTGTAGCTCGATCAGTCGGTTCAGCTCGAGGGCGTACTCCATGGGCAGCTCCCGGGCGATCGGCTCGACGAAGCCACGCACGATCATCGCCATCGCCTCGTCCTCCGTGAGCCCACGGCTCATCAGGTAGAAGAGCTGGTCGTCGCTGACCTTGGAGACGGTGGCCTCGTGGCCCATGGACACGTCGTCCTCGCGGATGTCCACGTACGGGTAGGTGTCGCTGCGGCTGATCTGGTCGACCAGCAGCGCGTCACACTTCACCGTGGACTTGGAGCCGTGCGCTCCCTTGTTGATCTGCACCAGCCCGCGGTAGGAGCTGCGGCCACCGCCCCGGGCCACCGACTTGCTGACGATGGTGGAGGTGGTGTTGGGCGCCAGGTGCAGCATCTTGGCCCCGGCGTCGGTGTGCTGGCCCTCGCCGGCGAACGCCACGGAGAGCACCTCACCGTGAGCGTGCTCGCCCATCATCCACACGGCCGGGTACTTCATGGTGACCTTGGAGCCGATGTTGCCGTCAATCCACTCCATGGTGGCGCCGGCCTCGGCCTTGGCGCGCTTGGTCACCAGGTTGTAGACGTTGTTCGACCAGTTCTGGATGGTCGTGTAGCGGCAGCGGCCGCCCTTCTTCACGATGATCTCCACGACCGCGGAGTGCAGGGAGTCCGAGCTGTAGATCGGCGCGGTGCAGCCCTCGACGTAATGCACGTAGGCGTCCTCGTCGACGATGATCAGCGTCCGCTCGAACTGGCCCATGTTCTCGGTGTTGATCCGGAAGTAGGCCTGCAGCGGGATCTCCACGTGCACGCCCTTGGGCACGTAGATGAACGACCCGCCGGACCACACCGCGGCGTTCAGCGCGGAGAACTTGTTGTCCCCGGCCGGGATCACCGAGCCGAAGTACTCCTCGAACAGCTCCGGGTGCTCGCGCAGCCCGGTGTCGGTGTCCATGAAGATGACGCCCTGCTCCTCCAGGTCCTCGCGGATGGAGTGGTAGACGACCTCGGACTCGTACTGCGCCGCCACGCCGGAGACCAGGCGCTGCTTCTCCGCCTCGGGGATGCCGAGCCTGTCGTAGGTCGCCTTGATGTCGGCGGGCAGGTCGTCCCAGGTGGCCGCCTGCTTCTCGCTGGAGCGCACGAAGTACTTGATGTTGTCGAAGTCGAT is from Rhodococcus sp. X156 and encodes:
- the sufB gene encoding Fe-S cluster assembly protein SufB codes for the protein MTVTQNEVDPTAATPVAAPTMTQDETIASLGHYAFGWADSDEAGSVAKRGLSEAVVRDISEKKSETSWMLEKRLKALDIFNRKPMPSWGADLSGIDFDNIKYFVRSSEKQAATWDDLPADIKATYDRLGIPEAEKQRLVSGVAAQYESEVVYHSIREDLEEQGVIFMDTDTGLREHPELFEEYFGSVIPAGDNKFSALNAAVWSGGSFIYVPKGVHVEIPLQAYFRINTENMGQFERTLIIVDEDAYVHYVEGCTAPIYSSDSLHSAVVEIIVKKGGRCRYTTIQNWSNNVYNLVTKRAKAEAGATMEWIDGNIGSKVTMKYPAVWMMGEHAHGEVLSVAFAGEGQHTDAGAKMLHLAPNTTSTIVSKSVARGGGRSSYRGLVQINKGAHGSKSTVKCDALLVDQISRSDTYPYVDIREDDVSMGHEATVSKVSDDQLFYLMSRGLTEDEAMAMIVRGFVEPIARELPMEYALELNRLIELQMEGAVG